Within the Pseudomonas putida genome, the region TGCCACCTGGACCCTAAACAGCGTGTTGAACAACTGCACCTGGGTGGCGGCACGCCGACCTTCCTCAGCCATGTGGAACTGCGCCAGCTGATGGCCACCCTGCGCCAGCACTTCAACCTGCTGGACGATGATTCCGGCGACTACGGCATCGAACTGGACCCCCGCGAGGCCGACTGGTCGACCATGGGCCTGCTGCGCGAACTGGGCTTCAACCGGGTGAGCCTCGGCGTGCAGGACCTGGACCCTGCGGTGCAGCGCGCGATCAACCGCCTGCAGAGCCTGGAGCAGACCCGCACCCTGATCGAGGCGGCGCGTACCTTGCAGTTCCGCTCGGTCAGCCTGGACCTGATCTACGGCTTGCCCAAGCAGACCCCGGAGGGCTTCGCCCGTACCATCGAGGAAGTGATCCGCCTGCAGCCTGACCGCATCTCGGTCTTCAACTATGCCCACCTGCCTGAGCGCTTCATGCCGCAACGGCGTATCGACAGCAACGACCTGCCGGCCCCGGCTGCCAAGCTGGAGATGCTCCGGGCCACCATCGAGCAGCTCACCACCGCCGGCTATCGCTACATCGGCATGGACCACTTCGCCCTGCCCGACGACGAGTTGGCCGTTGCCCAGGAAGAAGGCACCCTGCAGCGCAACTTCCAGGGCTACACCACCCACGGCCACTGCGACCTGATCGGCCTGGGGGTTTCGGCAATCAGCCAGATCGGCGACCTGTACTGCCAGAACAGCAGCGACCTCATCACCTATCAGGACGCGCTCTCCGGCTCGCAGCTGGCCACCCAGCGCGGCTTGCTGTGCAATCACGATGACCGCGTGCGACGCGCAGTGATCCAGCAACTGATCTGCCACTTCGAACTCGACTTCGAGCCTATCGAAAGCGCCTTCACCATCGATTTTCGCGGCTATTTCAACGACCTTTGGCCAGCGCTGCTGAACATGCAACGGGACGGCCTGATCCGCCTCGATGAACAGGGCATCCGCATCCTGCCGGCCGGGCGCCTGCTGGCACGCTCGGTCTGCATGGTGTTCGACGCGTACCTGGTGATGCATGACCGTCAGCGTTTTTCGCGAGTGATCTAGCCAGGCGAACCCTCGACCGTGTGGACAAGCCCGCTTGCCAGGCACACTATGGGCAATGACGGACCCCCGGCATGATGCAGCTGGGGTTCGGCCAAGGCGCATCATCCTCGCGCACGCTGGCCTACACCCTATGCCGTAGGTTACCCTTACGACTTATGTGTGCTTTCCCACAAGGATCGATTCAAATGTCCGAGCCAGTCAAACTGCGCGCCCACGGCCAGGCCCATTGCAAGGATTGCAGCCTGGCACCCCTGTGCCTGCCTCTTTCGCTCAACCTGGAAGACATGGATGCACTGGATGAAATCGTCAAACGCGGGCGCCCGCTGAAAAAAGGCGAGTTTCTGTTCCGACAGGGTGACAATTTCGGCTCGGTTTACGCCGTACGTTCCGGCGCCCTCAAGACGTTCAGCCTGAGCGACAGCGGTGAGGAGCAGATCACCGGCTTCCATCTGCCCAGCGAACTGGTCGGGCTGTCCGGCATGGACACTGAAGCCTACCCGGTCTCGGCTCAGGCGCAGGAAACCACCTCGGTCTGTGAAATCCCGTTCGAGCGGCTCGATGAGCTGTCTGTGCAACTTCCCCAGCTGCGCCGCCAGCTGATGCGGGTGATGAGCCGTGAAATCCGCGACGACCAGCAGATGATGCTGTTGCTGTCGAAAAAGACCGCCGATGAGCGCATTGCCACCTTCCTGGTCAACCTGTCGGCACGCTTCCGCGCCCGCGGCTATTCGGCCAACCAGTTCCGCCTGAGCATGTCGCGCAACGAAATCGGCAATTACCTGGGCTTGGCCGTTGAAACCGTGTCGCGGGTGTTCACCCGCTTCCAGCAGAACGGCCTGCTGCGCGCCGAGGGCAAGGAAGTGCACATTCTCGATCCGATCCAGTTGTGTGCGCTGGCCGGTGGTGCGATGGAGGCCTGAAAGGCTGCTTGAAAAAGGTATACTGGCGCATTCGTTTTTCAGGATACCTGCAACAATGCACAGCGAAGCCTTCGACCTCAAAGCCCTGATCCGCCCGGTAGTGGACTTCCCCAAGCCGGGTGTGATCTTCCGCGACATCACCCCGCTGTTCCAGTCGCCACGCGGGCTGCGCTATGTCGCCGACCAGTTCATCGAACGTTATGTAGAGGCGGAGTTCAGCCACATCGGCGCCATGGATGCCCGTGGCTTTCTGATCGGTTCGATCATCGCCCACCAGCTGAACAAGCCGCTGATCCTGTTCCGCAAGCAAGGCAAACTGCCGGCTGATGTGCTGTCGGAGGGTTACCAGACCGAGTATGGTGAGGCCTTCCTGGAGGTGCATGCCGACAGCCTGTGCGAAGGCGATTCGGTGCTGATCTTCGATGACCTGATCGCCACCGGTGGCACCCTGCTGGCCGCAGCCAACCTGGTGCGCCGCACCGGAGCCCAGGTGTTCGAGGCGGCGGCAATCATCGACCTGCCTGAGCTGGACGGTTCGCGCCGACTGCAGGCGGCGGGTGTGCCGACCTTCTGCCTGACCGAGTTTTCCCTGAGCGAGTACTGAGCGGCAAGCCGCAAGCCGCAAGCTACAAGCTACAAGCTACAAGCGAACGCGGATCTGCTTTTACTTGCAGCTTGCAGCTTGCAGCTTGCAGCTTGCAGCTCTCAAAGCCACAAGCCACAAGCGTACGCGGACCTGCTTTTACTTGCAGCTTGCAGCTTGAAGCTTGCAGCTCTCAAAGCGCAATGGGCTTACGCCCGGCAAAGGCATGCGCCAGGGTGCCGCCATCGACCAGCTCCAGCTCGCCGCCCAGCGGCACGCCATGGGCAATCCGCGAGGCCACCAGCCCCTTCTCGGCCAGCAACTGGGCGATGTAATGGGCGGTTGCCTCACCCTCCACGGTCGGGTTGGTGGCCAGGATCACCTCGGTGAAGCTGCCCTGCTCCTCGATCCGCGCCATCAACTGCGGCACGCCAATAGCATCAGGCCCCAGGCCATCGAGCGGCGACAGGTGCCCCTTGAGCACGAAGTAACGACCGCGATAACCGGTCTGCTCCACCGCATACACATCCATCGGCCCCTCCACCACGCACAGCTGGGTATCGTCGCGGCGCGGGTCAGCGCATTGCGGGCACAACTCCTGCTCGGTCAACGTGCGGCACTGGCGGCAATGGCCAACCCCTTCCATGGCCAGGGTAAGCGCCTGGGCCAGGCGCACACCCCCGCTGCGGTCGCGTTCCAGCAACTGCAGGGCCATGCGCTGGGCGGTTTTCTGGCCAACGCCCGGCAGCGTGCGCAGGGCGTCGATCAGTTGGCGGATGAGGGGGCTGAAGCTCATGGGAAAGGCCTGATAATTCTATGAGAGGCGGTTTATACCGGCGCAGGGTGACAGCGTCAAATCTCACACATCACAAGCGGCGCTCCATCTTGAGGCCGCCAGAATGATCGCACGGCCACACCCCTACGCCCCCTGTAAACATCACCACAAAAAAAGCCGCCTTGGAACCCCACGGCGGCTTTTGAACAGCAAACGCCTTAGAACGGCATCTTGAAGCCCGGCGGCAGCTGCATGCCAGCAGTCATGCCACCCATTTTTTCCTGGCTGCTCTGCTCGACCTTGCGTACGGCGTCATTCAGCGCAGCAGCAATCAGGTCTTCGAGCACTTCCTTGTCGTCTTCATCCGTCGACATCAGGCTTTGATCGATGCTGACGCGCTTGACGTCATGACGACCGGTCATCACCACGCTGACCAGGCCGCCACCCGATTGGCCCGTCACTTCGGCGTTGGCCAGCTCTTCCTGCATCTTGGCCATTTTTTCCTGCATCTGCTGGGCCTGCTTCATCAGGCCGGCCATGCCACCTTTCATCATGGGGGTATACCTCGATTGGGTCGTGTGATGCAGCCCGCCACAGGGCGGCCGCATGGTTATCCGTTACTGACCCTGACTGACCAGGGCCGCTACAGGTTCAATAGTATCCTGCCGCACGGTAGCACCGAACTGCTTGATCATCTGCTGGATCAACGGATCCTGCTCGATCGACGCCACCGCGTCCTGCTGGCGCTCGGCACGCTTGCGCGAGGCTGCCTGGGCCGGGGTTTCCTGCTCGGGCAGGATAAGCTCGATGCGCAGGTTCAGCGTGCGCCCCAGGTGCTGGTTGAGCGCGTCATTCAAGCGCCGTTGCTGGGTGGCGTTGAACAAGGCGCCTTGGCCTGGGTCAAGGTGCAGCAGCCAATCGTCACCGTCTGCAGCGATCAGCGTGCAGTTTGCGGCGATGTTGCCTGTCATACCGGACACAGGCAACTGTGGGAATAATTCCAGCCATTGCAGGGCCAGGCCGGTGGCGGGCTTGGCAGCCGGCAGCGGCTCGGGCGCAGCGATGGGGGCGTCTTCCTGGACGTGCTCGACCAGTTCGTCCAGATAGCTGAAGCCCACCGGGTCGCTTTCGCCCCCGTAATAATCCTCATCCATGGGCGGCTCGTCATCACGCTCCATGCCCACCGAGGCGTACTCCGACGGATCGAATGGCGGCGCATCATAGGCCGGCTGGGCAGCTTGCGGCTCGGCGACTGCAGGCCGGGGCGCGGCAGCCGGCGCAGGCGTGGGCTCAACGGCCAGCGGCTCAGGCTGTGCAGCAGGCTCCTCCCAGGGCAGGTCGATGACTTCCTCTTCCAGTGCCGGCTCGGGCTCGGGCTCGGGCTCTGCCAGCTCAGCCTTCGGCTCAGGTTGTGGTGGCGCCGCCGACAGCGCCTCGGCGACGACCGCAGGCTCGGCTTGCGGGGCCATCACCACAGCAGCGGGGGCTTGGGCAACGACAGACGCGCCGGGAAGCACCGCAGGCGCTGCCACCGGGGTTGCAGGATCAGCTGTGGCCTGGCTGATCCCCACCGGCTTTAGTACCGGTTTCGGCGCATCGTCGCTGTCGGCCGGGCGGAACGCCAGCATCCGCAGCAGGACCATTTCGAAACCGCCCCGCGGGTCGGGTGCCAAAGGCAGGTCGCGGCGACCGATCAGGCCCATCTGGTAATAGAACTGCACATCCTCGGCAGGCAACGCCGACGCCAGCGCCAGCACCCGCTCGCGATCACCCTGGCCGTTGTCCACCGCTTCGGGCAGCGCCTGGGCGATGGCGACACGGTGCAGCACATTGAGCATTTCGGCCAGCACGCCACTCCAGTCCGGCCCCTGCTCGGCGAGGTTGCGCACCGCCTCCAGCAGCGCCCGTGCATCCCCCTCCAGCAATGCCTGCAGCACACCATAGACCTGGCCGTGATCGAGGCTGCCGAGCATGGCCCGCACATCGGCGGCCAGCACCTTACCCTCGCCGAACGCGATAGCCTGGTCGGTGAGG harbors:
- the hemN gene encoding oxygen-independent coproporphyrinogen III oxidase → MLEDLRWDADLIRRYDLAGPRYTSYPTAVQLHSEVGSFDLLHALRESRRAVRPLSVYVHVPFCANICYYCACNKVITKDRARAAPYLQRLEHEIQLIACHLDPKQRVEQLHLGGGTPTFLSHVELRQLMATLRQHFNLLDDDSGDYGIELDPREADWSTMGLLRELGFNRVSLGVQDLDPAVQRAINRLQSLEQTRTLIEAARTLQFRSVSLDLIYGLPKQTPEGFARTIEEVIRLQPDRISVFNYAHLPERFMPQRRIDSNDLPAPAAKLEMLRATIEQLTTAGYRYIGMDHFALPDDELAVAQEEGTLQRNFQGYTTHGHCDLIGLGVSAISQIGDLYCQNSSDLITYQDALSGSQLATQRGLLCNHDDRVRRAVIQQLICHFELDFEPIESAFTIDFRGYFNDLWPALLNMQRDGLIRLDEQGIRILPAGRLLARSVCMVFDAYLVMHDRQRFSRVI
- the fnrA gene encoding Crp/Fnr family transcriptional regulator FnrA translates to MSEPVKLRAHGQAHCKDCSLAPLCLPLSLNLEDMDALDEIVKRGRPLKKGEFLFRQGDNFGSVYAVRSGALKTFSLSDSGEEQITGFHLPSELVGLSGMDTEAYPVSAQAQETTSVCEIPFERLDELSVQLPQLRRQLMRVMSREIRDDQQMMLLLSKKTADERIATFLVNLSARFRARGYSANQFRLSMSRNEIGNYLGLAVETVSRVFTRFQQNGLLRAEGKEVHILDPIQLCALAGGAMEA
- a CDS encoding adenine phosphoribosyltransferase — protein: MHSEAFDLKALIRPVVDFPKPGVIFRDITPLFQSPRGLRYVADQFIERYVEAEFSHIGAMDARGFLIGSIIAHQLNKPLILFRKQGKLPADVLSEGYQTEYGEAFLEVHADSLCEGDSVLIFDDLIATGGTLLAAANLVRRTGAQVFEAAAIIDLPELDGSRRLQAAGVPTFCLTEFSLSEY
- the recR gene encoding recombination mediator RecR, translating into MSFSPLIRQLIDALRTLPGVGQKTAQRMALQLLERDRSGGVRLAQALTLAMEGVGHCRQCRTLTEQELCPQCADPRRDDTQLCVVEGPMDVYAVEQTGYRGRYFVLKGHLSPLDGLGPDAIGVPQLMARIEEQGSFTEVILATNPTVEGEATAHYIAQLLAEKGLVASRIAHGVPLGGELELVDGGTLAHAFAGRKPIAL
- a CDS encoding YbaB/EbfC family nucleoid-associated protein, coding for MMKGGMAGLMKQAQQMQEKMAKMQEELANAEVTGQSGGGLVSVVMTGRHDVKRVSIDQSLMSTDEDDKEVLEDLIAAALNDAVRKVEQSSQEKMGGMTAGMQLPPGFKMPF
- the dnaX gene encoding DNA polymerase III subunit gamma/tau — encoded protein: MSYQVLARKWRPRSFREMVGQAHVLKALINALDNQRLHHAYLFTGTRGVGKTTIARIIAKCLNCETGITSTPCGTCSVCREIDEGRFVDLIEIDAASRTKVEDTRELLDNVQYAPSRGRFKVYLIDEVHMLSTHSFNALLKTLEEPPPYVKFILATTDPQKLPATILSRCLQFSLKNMSPERVVEHLSHVLEAENVPFEPDALWLLGRAADGSMRDAMSLTDQAIAFGEGKVLAADVRAMLGSLDHGQVYGVLQALLEGDARALLEAVRNLAEQGPDWSGVLAEMLNVLHRVAIAQALPEAVDNGQGDRERVLALASALPAEDVQFYYQMGLIGRRDLPLAPDPRGGFEMVLLRMLAFRPADSDDAPKPVLKPVGISQATADPATPVAAPAVLPGASVVAQAPAAVVMAPQAEPAVVAEALSAAPPQPEPKAELAEPEPEPEPALEEEVIDLPWEEPAAQPEPLAVEPTPAPAAAPRPAVAEPQAAQPAYDAPPFDPSEYASVGMERDDEPPMDEDYYGGESDPVGFSYLDELVEHVQEDAPIAAPEPLPAAKPATGLALQWLELFPQLPVSGMTGNIAANCTLIAADGDDWLLHLDPGQGALFNATQQRRLNDALNQHLGRTLNLRIELILPEQETPAQAASRKRAERQQDAVASIEQDPLIQQMIKQFGATVRQDTIEPVAALVSQGQ